A genomic window from Candidatus Nomurabacteria bacterium includes:
- the rpmI gene encoding 50S ribosomal protein L35: MPKLKSHSGTKSRVKITKTGKVMSRKSFGNHFLEKKSASRKRTYAGMREMTGKTRTNIKRKLGV; the protein is encoded by the coding sequence ATGCCAAAGTTAAAAAGCCATAGTGGAACAAAGAGTCGGGTAAAAATTACCAAAACTGGTAAAGTGATGTCCCGGAAGAGCTTTGGGAACCACTTCTTAGAGAAGAAATCAGCATCTCGGAAGCGAACCTACGCCGGTATGCGCGAAATGACAGGTAAAACTCGTACAAATATTAAGCGAAAATTAGGAGTCTAA
- the rplT gene encoding 50S ribosomal protein L20 — translation MRVKRGATSHKKHLKVRAATKGMTHSRRRSYRMGKQGVIKAMQYSYRDRRNKKRTFRTLWNARINAAARLNNTTYSAFISSLKKTNITLDRKILSELAVNEPTAFADIVKKASK, via the coding sequence ATGAGAGTTAAACGAGGCGCAACCTCACATAAAAAGCATCTTAAGGTACGTGCCGCCACAAAAGGCATGACGCACTCGCGACGTCGTAGCTACCGCATGGGCAAACAGGGTGTTATAAAAGCCATGCAGTATTCGTACCGTGATAGGCGTAACAAAAAACGTACGTTCCGTACGTTATGGAATGCGCGAATCAATGCAGCAGCAAGACTCAATAACACTACCTACAGCGCGTTTATTAGTTCTTTAAAAAAGACTAACATAACATTAGACAGAAAAATCTTATCAGAGCTTGCTGTAAACGAACCTACGGCATTTGCAGATATAGTGAAAAAAGCATCTAAGTAA
- a CDS encoding reverse transcriptase-like protein, producing MKTIKLDHTFAQQVLAGTRRIVWKIFDEKHLSVGDEIQFIEKVDPDDEGTWHAIGNGTIQSVTEKCIRDITEKDYKIDTTIRSKQDIIDNFREQYGPLVTQDTPIKIVQFSFIAAQNNSVNDVTKATKITEVKLYTDGGSRGNPGPSALGYVVKDINDELLESGSKYIGLTTNNQAEYQAVRAGLAACAQYTNGTVSVFLDSQLVANQMNGIYKIKNRELWPIHQAIKQLCEHSFDRVSFTYIPREYNKEADAMVNEALDAFANSK from the coding sequence ATGAAAACAATTAAACTCGATCATACATTTGCACAACAAGTGCTAGCCGGTACACGTCGTATAGTTTGGAAGATATTCGATGAAAAGCATCTTTCGGTTGGCGATGAAATACAATTTATTGAAAAAGTAGATCCAGACGATGAAGGTACATGGCATGCTATTGGTAACGGTACTATACAGAGCGTTACGGAAAAATGCATACGCGATATTACAGAAAAAGATTATAAAATAGACACAACAATTAGGAGCAAACAAGATATCATAGATAACTTTCGCGAACAGTATGGGCCCCTTGTTACACAAGATACACCCATCAAGATAGTCCAATTTAGCTTTATAGCAGCACAAAATAATAGTGTAAACGATGTAACAAAAGCAACAAAAATAACAGAGGTAAAGCTGTATACTGATGGTGGTTCTCGTGGTAACCCTGGCCCTTCGGCTCTTGGGTATGTTGTAAAAGATATTAATGATGAGCTACTAGAATCGGGCTCTAAGTACATTGGTCTCACAACGAATAATCAAGCAGAATACCAAGCTGTGCGTGCTGGGTTAGCGGCGTGTGCGCAATATACCAATGGTACGGTATCTGTATTCTTAGATAGTCAGTTAGTAGCAAATCAAATGAACGGAATATACAAAATTAAAAACAGGGAGTTGTGGCCAATACATCAAGCAATTAAGCAATTGTGTGAACATTCTTTCGATAGAGTGTCATTTACTTACATACCACGTGAATACAATAAAGAGGCTGATGCAATGGTGAACGAAGCCTTGGATGCGTTCGCGAATAGTAAGTAA
- a CDS encoding site-2 protease family protein, with the protein MLTIIIVAILAIAISVILHEVTHGYVAKYLGDSTAEDEGRLTLNPAVHIHPFFTLALPLLLAILQQPIFGAAKPVPVQAHRLKGEEFGMALVAVSGPLVNLCLAVIGGVIFSFSHISGGLWELWWSYFIQINIGFFLFNMLPIPPLDGSRVLYAFAPEPLQRVMNQLEQVGFLIILALILVGMPFFGPFLQTMYEGLYTTLITL; encoded by the coding sequence ATGCTTACAATTATCATTGTCGCCATACTTGCAATAGCAATATCAGTTATACTACACGAAGTCACTCATGGCTATGTCGCAAAATATTTAGGCGATAGTACTGCAGAAGATGAAGGGCGACTTACGCTCAACCCAGCGGTTCATATTCATCCATTTTTTACCCTCGCACTGCCTTTACTGTTGGCGATTTTGCAGCAACCGATTTTTGGCGCCGCCAAACCAGTTCCTGTGCAAGCGCATCGCCTAAAAGGAGAAGAATTTGGTATGGCGCTCGTTGCTGTGTCTGGTCCACTTGTAAACTTATGCTTGGCTGTAATAGGCGGGGTAATATTTTCGTTTTCTCATATTAGTGGAGGTCTTTGGGAGCTATGGTGGAGCTATTTTATACAAATTAATATAGGGTTCTTCTTATTTAATATGCTTCCGATACCTCCGCTTGATGGTTCTAGGGTTTTGTATGCATTTGCACCAGAACCATTGCAACGAGTTATGAATCAATTAGAGCAAGTAGGATTCTTGATAATTCTGGCGCTGATTCTTGTTGGTATGCCGTTTTTTGGTCCATTTCTCCAAACGATGTACGAGGGGCTTTATACTACACTTATCACACTGTAA
- a CDS encoding 50S ribosomal protein L28 has product MQVCDITGKGKQYGNNVSFSLRHTKKVWKPNLQSKTVVVDGKKVKLKISTQAMRTLKKKGLL; this is encoded by the coding sequence ATGCAAGTATGTGACATCACCGGCAAAGGTAAGCAATACGGAAATAATGTAAGTTTTTCGCTGAGACATACTAAAAAAGTATGGAAACCAAACTTGCAATCTAAAACGGTAGTTGTAGATGGCAAGAAGGTTAAGCTAAAAATTAGTACGCAAGCCATGCGTACACTCAAGAAAAAAGGACTGCTGTAA
- a CDS encoding MBL fold metallo-hydrolase: MEIRYFGANCVKLTTKKASIIVDDTKDKGAYITTAKDIAIQTNKALSYGEGAVFEIQSPGEYEVSEVAVTGIASTLHHDPDKQSVIYSLHIDGFSVAIIGHTEAQLDEAKLEKLGVVDVLIIPVGGHGYTLDAVEATKLIKEIEPKIVIPTHYEDSSVTYEMPQAPLEEFLKTYGASDTETLDVLKLKDAMFPEKTQLVILNKQ, from the coding sequence ATGGAAATACGTTATTTTGGTGCGAACTGCGTAAAGCTAACAACGAAAAAAGCCTCAATTATAGTAGATGACACCAAGGACAAAGGTGCATATATAACGACTGCCAAAGACATTGCCATTCAAACAAATAAAGCACTATCTTATGGTGAAGGAGCTGTTTTTGAGATTCAATCACCTGGCGAATATGAAGTAAGTGAAGTGGCGGTGACAGGTATTGCCTCTACCTTACACCATGATCCTGATAAACAGAGCGTTATTTATTCGTTACACATAGATGGATTTTCTGTGGCAATTATAGGACATACTGAGGCTCAGCTAGATGAGGCTAAGTTAGAAAAACTTGGAGTTGTAGACGTTCTCATTATCCCTGTTGGTGGGCACGGTTATACACTAGATGCTGTCGAGGCAACAAAGCTGATTAAAGAAATAGAACCAAAAATTGTTATTCCCACACATTACGAAGACAGTAGTGTTACGTATGAAATGCCGCAGGCTCCTCTTGAAGAATTCTTGAAGACGTACGGAGCATCTGATACAGAGACGTTAGACGTCTTAAAGCTCAAAGACGCCATGTTTCCAGAAAAGACACAACTTGTTATTCTCAACAAGCAATAA
- a CDS encoding transcriptional regulator: protein MIEQLFGSKTRVKLLGLFYQNPNRSFYVREITRKIDEQINSVRRELANLLSIGIISSDTANNKLYYEVNQKFEHYDSLSEMFGGKPKTKRSKKKQPETDESKSEVASEPIVEQIDTFADATIQNIVRAGNVRLLVFTGQFTRDETADADIIVIGDMNIPNLEHAITELEKSEKKELRYCVFTPEEYMYRKQVNDRFLANILVAKKIVHLDRDNYLQ from the coding sequence ATGATAGAACAATTGTTTGGCTCAAAGACACGTGTGAAGTTACTGGGATTATTTTACCAAAACCCAAACCGTTCTTTTTATGTGAGGGAAATAACACGTAAGATTGACGAACAAATCAACTCTGTACGTAGAGAATTAGCCAATCTACTTAGTATTGGCATAATTAGTTCAGATACGGCGAACAATAAACTATATTATGAAGTAAACCAGAAATTTGAACATTATGACTCTTTGTCAGAAATGTTTGGAGGCAAGCCAAAAACCAAGCGTAGTAAAAAGAAGCAACCAGAGACCGACGAATCAAAAAGCGAAGTTGCCAGTGAACCGATTGTAGAACAAATTGATACGTTTGCAGATGCTACCATTCAAAATATTGTTCGTGCAGGTAATGTGCGCTTACTCGTTTTTACGGGTCAGTTCACGCGTGATGAAACCGCCGATGCAGATATTATAGTTATTGGTGATATGAATATTCCTAACTTAGAGCACGCCATTACCGAACTAGAAAAGTCAGAAAAAAAAGAACTTAGATACTGCGTGTTTACACCAGAAGAATACATGTATCGCAAACAAGTAAATGATAGATTTTTAGCAAATATCTTAGTAGCGAAGAAAATCGTACATTTAGATAGAGATAATTATTTACAATAA
- a CDS encoding glutamine amidotransferase — protein MKTINIVHLYAKEMNIYGDNGNVAILHKRLQWRGIPSKVMHINVGDTLPVDSHIIIGGGGQDAGQSAIAADMKKKQKTLLRMRDDGVVMLMICGMYQMFGHYFKTTEGVVIPGLGILDAYTDAGNKRIIGNISTKSHWGTLVGYENHSGKTYLAEGIKQLGVTKIGQGNNGEDTTEGAQQNNVYGSYLHGPLLAKAPQFADALLEKAVQNIGVHKLSSLDDSIAEAAKHVALRRPR, from the coding sequence ATGAAAACAATCAATATTGTTCATTTGTATGCGAAAGAAATGAACATATATGGCGATAACGGCAACGTAGCCATACTACACAAGAGGCTACAGTGGCGAGGCATTCCAAGCAAAGTTATGCACATTAATGTAGGCGATACGCTACCAGTAGATAGTCATATTATTATTGGCGGTGGCGGGCAAGACGCTGGACAATCTGCTATAGCTGCAGATATGAAGAAGAAACAAAAAACACTTTTACGCATGAGGGATGATGGTGTTGTGATGCTAATGATATGTGGCATGTATCAGATGTTTGGACATTATTTTAAAACTACCGAGGGTGTCGTTATACCTGGGCTTGGCATACTTGATGCCTACACTGATGCAGGTAATAAGCGAATCATCGGCAACATTAGCACAAAATCTCATTGGGGCACATTAGTTGGCTACGAAAATCATAGCGGCAAGACGTATTTAGCTGAAGGTATCAAACAACTTGGTGTAACAAAAATAGGACAGGGCAATAACGGAGAAGACACGACTGAAGGTGCGCAACAAAACAATGTATACGGTTCTTATTTACATGGCCCGCTCTTGGCAAAAGCACCACAATTTGCTGATGCTTTATTAGAAAAAGCTGTCCAGAACATTGGTGTTCACAAGCTCTCGTCACTAGATGATTCTATAGCAGAAGCCGCCAAGCATGTCGCTTTACGTCGCCCTAGATAG
- a CDS encoding DUF1727 domain-containing protein, producing MRLISLWIGKSVLLGLRLLNKRGAALPGLVVEKIYPNFLSKMLQTLPEGVVVISGTNGKTTTTKMLSAVLKGTGKKVLTNPTGSNFTRGVVAAIIADASWGGRLRQDIAIIELDEAYASKFVEHISPRMSVILNVMRDQMDRFGEIDHTARLLQNVVSKTTDVVILNRDDSRVYAMRNQTKSQSMFFGVSHDLRAIYRNDDELHGDISNTNTNATVELLGVNDDKIVVKIEEVKYDIRLSLYGTYNAQNACAVIATSLALGLHPSDIVHNITNVTPAFGRGERIYIGEKRIILQLVKNPGGFRHALIGATTVKDDHTMVAINDDYPDGRDVSWLWDVDFSALQGKSISTAGMRAADMALRLQYDEIPVEDYEQNLNTALKQAILKVPDEGTLHVYATYTAMLKLRSLLSTITEVEKV from the coding sequence ATGCGATTAATTAGTTTATGGATTGGTAAGAGTGTTCTGCTTGGTCTTAGGCTACTCAATAAAAGAGGTGCAGCCTTGCCTGGACTCGTAGTAGAAAAAATATATCCTAACTTTTTGTCTAAAATGTTGCAGACGTTACCAGAAGGGGTTGTCGTTATTAGTGGCACCAATGGTAAAACTACCACAACAAAAATGTTATCTGCAGTCCTAAAAGGCACTGGTAAAAAAGTGCTCACAAACCCAACAGGCAGCAATTTTACGAGAGGCGTCGTGGCGGCGATTATTGCCGATGCTTCATGGGGTGGTAGGCTGCGGCAGGACATAGCAATTATAGAGCTCGACGAAGCGTATGCATCAAAGTTTGTTGAACATATTTCACCACGGATGAGTGTAATATTAAATGTTATGCGCGATCAAATGGATCGTTTTGGCGAGATAGATCACACAGCTCGGCTCTTACAAAACGTAGTAAGTAAAACTACAGATGTCGTGATTTTAAACCGAGACGATAGTCGTGTCTATGCAATGCGAAATCAAACAAAGTCTCAGAGTATGTTTTTTGGTGTGTCCCATGACTTACGGGCAATTTATAGAAATGATGACGAATTACATGGTGATATAAGTAACACTAACACTAACGCCACAGTAGAACTATTAGGGGTGAATGATGACAAAATTGTCGTTAAAATCGAAGAGGTTAAGTATGACATTAGATTGTCGCTGTACGGTACATATAACGCACAAAACGCTTGTGCGGTTATTGCCACCAGCTTGGCACTTGGATTACATCCTTCTGATATAGTACATAATATTACGAACGTGACACCCGCATTCGGTAGGGGTGAACGTATATATATTGGTGAAAAACGAATAATCTTGCAACTTGTAAAAAATCCTGGTGGATTTAGACACGCACTTATCGGGGCTACAACAGTGAAGGATGATCATACGATGGTAGCCATCAATGATGATTATCCAGACGGTAGAGACGTATCATGGTTGTGGGATGTAGATTTTTCAGCACTACAAGGTAAGAGTATAAGTACTGCTGGCATGCGTGCAGCTGATATGGCGCTACGATTGCAGTATGACGAAATACCAGTAGAGGATTATGAGCAAAATCTTAATACTGCGTTAAAGCAAGCTATTCTCAAAGTTCCCGATGAAGGTACGCTGCATGTATATGCGACGTACACAGCAATGCTAAAATTACGGAGCTTACTCTCAACCATAACAGAGGTAGAAAAAGTATGA